The DNA window ACCAACACCGCGCCATCCCCGACCTGATCCCCGGCCTTCACCCGGAACCCCTGCACCGTGCCATCGGCCGGAGCCTGCAGCGTGTGCTCCATCTTCATCGCCTCCAGCACCAGCAGCGGCGTGCCCTTGCGCACCTCGGTACCCGACGCCACCAGTGTGGCGACGATGCGGCCCGGCATTGGCGCAACCAGGCTGCCGGCATCCACCACGCCCTGGTCGGCCTCGCTGACCGGGTCATGCAGGGTGAAGCGGCGGACGCCCTGCGCGCCGAACAGATACAGCTCGCCGCCGTCGCGCACGACGCGCGCGCGGTGCAGCTGCCCGTCCACCTGCAGGGTCAGCTGCTCGCCGTTGAGGCCACCGTGGGCGGTGACGGTGTGGCCATCGCGCAGAAGGGTCCACGCGTCGCCCTGCGCCGTGGCATCGACAACGGCCAGCACGCCCGCCTGCTCCAGGGTCAGCCGGCGCGCAGCCGCCACCCCCAGCCGCCAGCCATCGCGCGCCTGCCAGGGTGAGTAGGGGTCGCGCGCATCCGCAATCGCTGCGCTTTCGGTTGCAATGGCCGCGACTGCCGCAAGGGCCCACGCCGTTGCATCCCCGGTGGCATCCGGCGGGGCCAGCGCGGCCTGCTCGCGTTCGATCAATGCGGTATCCAGCTTCGCGCCCGCAAACGAGTCGGTCATCACCAGCCGGCGCAGAAACGCCGCGTTGGTGGTCACGCCGACCACTTCGCACTCGGCCAGTGCCTGCTGCATGCGCCGCAGCGCGGCGTCGCGGTCCACGTCCCAGACGATCAGCTTGGCGATCATCGGGTCGTAATACGGGGTAATCGCATCACCTTGTTCGACGCCGGCATCTACCCGCACATGTGCGTTGGCAGCCGGCAGGCGCAGATGCCGCAGCGTGCCGGTGGACGGCAGGAAGCCGCGGTCGGCATCCTCGGCATACAGCCGCGCTTCCAGCGCATGGCCTTGGATGTGCAGCTGCTCCTGCTGCAGCGGCAGCGGCTCACCGCTGGCCACACGCAGCTGCCACTCCACCAGGTCGGTGCCGGTGATGCATTCGGTCACCGGGTGCTCCACCTGCAGACGGGTGTTCATTTCCATGAAGTAGAAATCGCCGTCCGGGCCGGCAATGAACTCCACCGTGCCCGCACCGACGTAGTTGACCGCCCGCGCGGCATTCACCGCCGCGGTGCCCATCGCCGCGCGGCGCTCCGGGGTCATGCCGGGAGCCGGTGCTTCCTCCAGCACCTTCTGGTGACGGCGCTGCACCGAGCAGTCGCGCTCGAACAGGTACACCACGTTGCCGTGGCTGTCGCCGAACACCTGGATCTCGATGTGGCGCGGGCGCTCCACATACTTTTCCACCAGCACGTGTGCATTGCCGAACGCCGACTGCGCTTCGCGCTGGCAGCTGGCCAGTGCATCCACGAAGGCGGCGCTGTCGTCGACCCGGCGCATGCCCTTGCCACCACCGCCGGCGCTGGCCTTGATCAGCACCGGGTAGCCGATGCCATCGGCCTGCGCGCGCAGGAAATCCGGTGCCTGTGCGTCGCCGTGGTAACCCGGGGTCAGCGGCACGCCGGCCTGCTGCATCAGCGCCTTGGCTGCGCTCTTGTCGCCCATCGCGCGGATCGCCGCTGCCGAGGGGCCGATGAACGCGATCCCGGCATCGGCACACGCCTGGGCAAAGTCTGCGTTCTCCGAAAGGAAGCCGTAGCCCGGGTGGATCGCCTGCGCGCCGGTCTGGCGCGCGGCGGCCAGGATCGCGTCCGCGCGCAGATAGCTATCGCGCGCCGGGGCCGGACCGATCGCCACCGCTTCGTCGGCCAGGCGCACGTGCCGTGCGTTGCGGTCGGCGTCGGAATACACCGCTACCGTGGCAATGCCCAGGCGCTGGCAGGTGGCAATGACGCGGCAGGCAATTTCGCCGCGGTTGGCGATCAGGATCTTGGTGAACATGGTCATCTTCCGGGTTACATGCGGAACACGCCGAACGCAGTGTTACGCGCCGGTGCATTGAGGCTGGCCGACAGCGCAAGCGCCAGCACGCGGCGGGTATCGGCCGGGTCGATCACGCCGTCATCCCACAAACGCGCGCTGGCGTAATAGGGATGGCCCTGCTGCTCGAACTGGTCGCGGATCGGGGTCTTGAACTGGTCTTCCTCTTCGCTCGACCACTGCCCGCCCTTGGCTTCAATGCCGTCGCGCTTCACCGTGGCCAGCACGCTGGCGGCCTGCTCGCCGCCCATCACGCCGATGCGCGCATTCGGCCACATCCAAAGGAAGTTGGGCGAATAAGCGCGGCCACACATGCCGTAATTGCCGGCACCGAACGAGCCGCCGATCACCACAGTGAACTTGGGCACCTTGGCGCAGGCCACCGCCATCACCAGCTTCGCTCCATCCTTGGCGATGCCGCCGTGCTCGTACTTGCGGCCGACCATGAAGCCGGTGATGTTCTGCAGGAACACCAGTGGAATGCCGCGCTGGGTGCACAGTTCAATGAAGTGCGCGCCCTTCAGTGCGGACTCGGAGAACAGGATGCCGTTGTTGGCGATGATGCCCACCGGGTAGCCGTGCAGATGCGCGAAGCCGGTCACCAGGGTGTTGCCATAGCGCGGCTTGAATTCGTCAAAGCGCGAATCATCGACCAGGCGCATGATGACTTCGCGGACGTCGTACGGCTTGCGGGTGTCGGCGGGAATCACGCCGTACAGTTCCTGCGCTGGGTAGCGCGGCTCCAGCGGTGCCTGCATCGCCAGCGCCGGTTCCGGCTTGCGCCAGTTGAGCTGGGCAATGATCGCGCGCACCCGCGCCAGCGCCTGCAGGTCGTTGTCGGCCATGTGGTCGGCGACGCCGGAAATGCGCGTGTGCACGTCGGCACCGCCCAGTTCCTCGGCACTGACCACTTCGCCGGTGGCCGCCTTCACCAGTGGCGGGCCGCCCAGGAAGATCGTGCCCTGCTCGCGCACGATCACCGTCTCATCGCTCATCGCCGGCACATAGGCACCGCCGGCGGTGCATGAGCCCATCACGCAGGCAATCTGCGGAATGCCCTGCGCGGACAGGTTGGCCTGGTTGTAGAAGATGCGGCCGAAATGGTCGCGGTCCGGGAACACCTCGTCCTGCAACGGCAGGAACGCGCCGCCGGAGTCGACCAGATAGATGCAGGGCAGGCGGTTCTGTTCGGCCACCTCCTGCGCACGCAGGTGCTTCTTCACCGTGACCGGGTAATAAGTGCCGCCCTTCACCGTGGCGTCGTTGGCCACGATCACGCATTCCACCCCGGACACGCGGCCGATGCCGGCCACCACGCCGGCGCTGGGAATCGGGTCGTCGTACATGCCGTGCGCGGCCAGCGGCGCAATTTCCAGGAACGCGCTGCCCGGGTCCAGCAACGCATCAATGCGCTCACGCACCAGCAGCTTGCCGCGCGCGGTGTGCTTCTGTCGGGCGGCTTCGCTGCCGCCGCGCGCGGTCTGCGCCAGCGTGGCGCGCAGGTCATCCACCACCGCCTGCAGTGCCGCGCGGTTGGCCTCGAAAGTCTCGCTGCCCGGTTGCAGCTGGGTGCTCAATACGCTCATCGCAGGGCCCTTACTTGGTGCGCTGGAACAGTTCGCGGCCGATCAGCATGCGGCGGATCTCCGAGGTGCCCGCGCCGATCTCGTACAGCTTGGCATCGCGCCACAGCCGGCCGGTGGGGTACTCGTTGATGTAGCCGTTGCCGCCGAGGATCTGGATCGCCTGGCCGGTCAGCCAGGTGGCCTTCTCGGCCGAGTACAGAATGGCACCGGCCGCGTCCTGGCGGGTGGTGCGACCCTGGTCGCAGGCGCGCGCCACTGCATACACATAGGCGCGGCAGGCATTCAGGCCGACGTACATGTCGGCCAGCTTGGCCTGGATCAGCTGGAAGGTGCCGATCGCCTCGCCGAACTGCTTGCGCTCGTGTACGTAGGGCATAACCACGTCCAGCGCGGCCGCCATCAGCCCCAGCGGGCCGCCGGACAGCACCACGCGCTCGTAGTCCAGCCCGGACATCAGCACCTTGGTGCCGCCGCCGACCGTGCCCAGCACGTTGGCTTCCGGCACTTCGCAGTCCTCGAACACCAGTTCGCAGGTGTTGGAGCCGCGCATGCCCAGCTTGTCCAGCTTCTGTGCGGTGGAAAAGCCCTTCATGCCCTTTTCGACCAGGAACGCGGTGATGCCCTTGGCTCCGGCGTCCGGGTCGGTCTTGGCGTAGACCACCAGCACGTCGGCATCCGGCCCGTTGGTGATCCACATCTTGTTGCCGTTGAGCACGTAGTGGTCACCGCGCTTGTCGGCGCGCAGCTTCATCGACACCACGTCCGAGCCCGCGCCCGGTTCGCTCATCGCCAGCGCGCCAACCTTGGTGCCGCTGCACAGGTCGGGCAGGAAGCGCTGCTTCTGTTCTTCGGTGCCGTTCTTGCGCAGCTGGTTCACGCACAGGTTCGAATGCGCGCCATAGCTGAGGCCGATGCCACCGGAGGCGCGTGAGATCTCTTCCATCGCCACCACGTGGGCCAGGTAGCCCATGCCACTGCCGCCGTATTCCTCTTCCACGGTCAGGCCGAGCAGTCCCTGTTCGCCGAGCTTGCGCCACAGCGGATGCGGGAACAGATTCTCCTCGTCGGCCTTCGCCGCCAGCGGGGCGACCTCGGCCGAGGCAAAATGGGCCACGCTCTGGCGCAGCAGATCGATCTCTTCGCCGAGGTCGAAGTTCAGGGTTGGGACGTGCATGGCGGGCTCCACGATTTTCGCCAGCCTAGCCCGCCCCGGGGTAAAAGTGAATACAAATTCAAAAATTGAACATAGAATCAGAAAATGGCCTATAAACGCTCCGCACTGATGGAAGAACGCCTGGCCGGGGCCCGCGAGCGGATCCTGCTGGCAACCCGCGCGCTGGTGGCTGCCGGCGGCTACCGCAACGCCCCGGTTACCGCCGTAGCGGCCGAGGCCGGGGTCTCCACCGGGCTGATCTACCGGCACTTCCCGTCCAAGGCCGAGCTGTTCGTGGAGGTGCTGACCGCAGCGGTCGAGCACGAACTGCGCATCTTCGAGGGCATCGCCGCCGAGGCCCTGCCCGCGCCGGAACGGCTGCGCCGGGCGATCACCGCCTTCGTGCGCCGCGCTTTGGCCGGCCCCGGGCTGGCTTACGCCTTCATCGCCGAACCGGTCGACCCGGAAGTGGAAGCCGAGCGCATCCGCTGCCGACGGCTGTTCGGCGATGTGTTCCACCGCATCGTCGCCGACGGTGTCGCAACTGGCAGCTTTCCCGCCCAGGACACCCGGGTCACGGCGGCCTGCATCGTGGGGGCGTTCACCGAAGCGCTGGTCGGGCCAACCGCGCCCAGTCGTGACGCAGTGGGCGACGAAGACGCGCTGGTAGCGTCGATCTGCCAGGTCTGCCTGCGCGCTGCCGGCGGCTGAGGCCTTGCCATTGCTGCATTGCGGCACTTGAATGCGGCTTGCACAGGCTTGCCGCCGCTGGTCATACTCGCCCGACAAGCCGTGGTCCAACGACTATCAGCCAGGGGTATAGAGAGTGCGGAATTACGACCTCGAGTTCCTGAAACGCTTTTCCATGGTCATCGCGCTGTTGATGGCCATCACGCTCGGATTGATCCTGTTCGCCGCGTACCTGCACACCCGCATTCCGCCGGAAGTCTCGCCGCAGGCGGCCAAGCGCACCGAACTGCGCATTGCCCCGGCCGGCGCGGTCTACGCCGGCGCCACCGGTGCCGCCGAACAGGCCGCGGCCAAGGCCGCCGCATTGGCCAAGGCCGCCGCGCAGGTCGCCTATGGCGGCACCACCGACGGCAAGGTGATCTTCGACAACCTGTGCACCGCCTGCCACACCACCGGCGTCGGCCAGGCTCCCACCCTGGACCATGCGCATTGGGATCAGCGCCTCGGGCAGGGCAAGGACACCCTTTATAAGCACGCCATCGAGGGCTACACCGGCCCGGACGGCGGGATCATGCCGCCCAAGGGCGGCAACCCGGCGCTGACCGAGGAGCAGATCCACGCCACCGTGGATTGGATGCTGGCGAATCTGAAATAACCGTCCCCCCGGCCTCACTCGGGGAACGCGTAGGGACGCGCCATGCGCGTCCTCGCGGTGTCGAACGGGCCCGGCTTTGCCCAACCCGGGCAACCATCATCACACGCGCCATCCCGCCACAATCTGGCGATACCCTGTGCGTCTCTTACCTGCCCGTGCCCGCCGATGCGCCGCTGTTCTCTTGCCCTTGCCCTGTCGCTGCTGCTGCCCGTCACCGCCTTCGCCCAGGCCCAGCCGCGGGCACAACCGGCTCCCGCCGCAACCTCTGCACGCGCCACGGTCACCCTGACCACGGCCCCGGCGGACTGGCGCGTGCTGGACGGTCAGAAGGTCCGCATCGCCGCGCCGCTGACGCTGGCCGGCACCGACGGCCTGAGCCGCTTCGGCGAACTCACCGTCGCCTTCGACGGTCGCCTGTGGCAGCCCAGCGAAGTCGCGCTGCCGGGTACCGAGGCGCATGCCAAGGTGATCGCCGACAACCAGCGCCGACGCCTGCTGCTCGATGACGGCAGCAGCGCTCGTGACCCGGGCCCGGTGGCCTATCTGCCGGCCGGTGCGGACCTGCGCACCGGCACCGTGCTGCGCAACGTGGAAGGCATCGTGCGGGTGGACGACAAGGGCGTGGCCCGGCTGCAGGTGACCACCCCGCTGAAACTGCCCGCGCCGGCCCGTCCAGCGGTACCGAAGGTTGCCGGCAGCTTGCAGGTGGCCGCGTTCAACCTGGAAAACTTCTTCAACGGCGACGGCCAGGGCGGCGGCTTCCCGACCCTGCGCGGCGCACGCACCCCAGCCGAACACCAAGCGCAGAAGACCAAGCTGGTCACCACCATCAATGCACTGGGCGCTGACGTGGCCGCACTGATGGAACTGGAGAACGACGGCTACGGCCCGCAGTCGGCCATCGCCCAGCTGGTCGATGCGCTCAATGCCGACCGTGGTGCCAAGGGCGACTGGCGCTTCGTGGATGCCAGCAAAGGCCCGGGCGAGAACCCGATCCGCGTTGGTATCATCTACCGCGCCTCGAAGGTGACCCCGGTGGGTGCACCGGCGGTCCTCGAAACCGCGCCGTTCGGCCCGCACAGCCGGGTGCCGCTGGCGCAGGCGTTCCGCGCCGGCAAAGGCGCGCCGTTCGTGGTGGTGGCCAATCACTTCAAGTCCAAGGGCTGCTCGGAAGCCACCGGGGCCGATGCCGACCAGAAGGACGGTCAGGCCTGCTGGAATGCGACCCGGGTAACCTCCGCCAAGCTGCTCGACCAGTGGCTGGCGACCGACCCGACCGGGGCCGGCACGTCGGACGCGGTGCTGCTGGGCGACTTCAACGCCTATGCGATGGAAGCGCCGATCCGCACCCTGCATGACGCCGGCTGGCAGGATGCCTTCGCTGTGGCGAAGATCCAGCAGCCGTATAGCTACGTGTACAACGGCATGACCGGCCGGTTGGATCACGCCCTGTTGAGCCCGGGCATGGCCAAGCGCCTGCGTGGCGCGGCCGAATGGCATATCAATGCGGACGAGGCGGATGACGTCGGCTATCGCGACCGCAACGAGGCTGGCCCGTGGCGCAGTTCGGACCATGATCCGCTGCTGCTCGGCTTCGACCGCTGAAGCGCCGCACGACCGATTTGCCGCACGACCAACGGTCGTGCGCTACCGCCGTCGCCGCCGGTAGGTACCGACCGTTGGTCGGTACGGTGCCATCACCCCCACGCAATCAACGAAATCGCCACCACCGCTAACCCCAACCCCACCCGGTTCCAGCGCGACGTCGGCTCCCCGAACGCCAGCACCCCCACCAGCGCGCCCAGCACCACCACGCCGATGTTCATCCCGGCAAACACGGTCGCCGGGCTGTCCGGCAGCGCCTGGTGGGCGTGCACGTAAAACAGGATGTTGCCGCCGTTGAGCAGGCCCAGCAGCGCGCCGGCACCCAGATTGCGCAGGTTCAACCGGCTGCGTCCGCTGAAGTGCCGCCACAGCTGCAGCGCCAGCATCAGCACGAAGGCGATGCTGAAGCAGGCCAGCAGAGCGGCCATTGATGGCGTCCCCGACAGCGCCACCTGCTTGAGCAGGATGTCCACCACCGCAAACCCGACCCACACGCCCAGCAGCCAGCGCCAGCTGCCCGATGTGGCGGTCACCGAAGGGCCGCGCGGGCGCAGGCTGATCATCAGCATTGCCACCAGGCCCAGCCCCAGCCCAACCAGCTTCCACGCCGTGGCGGTCTGGCCGAAGAACAGGAAGGCCGCCAGCAGACTGAGCAGCAGCGACAACCGCTGGGCCACATCGCTGCGCACGATCCCGGCTTCGGCCACGGCCCGGCCCAGCACCAGGAAAATGGTCGGCAGCACCACCGCCAACCCCAGCAACGCCAGCCACGGCGCGTGCCCGGACTGCAGCGACGCCAGCGGCGGCCGCAGGACCACCGCGGTCAGGGTGGCGGCGACCAGATAGTTCCAGGTCACCATCTGCGCCACGTCCAGCTGCCGGCGCGCGGCCAGCTTCAGCAATACCGAGACCAGCACCGAGCAGATCACGGCCAACAGCAGATATGTCATGAGCGGGGCAGGGCAGGTCGGGGGCAGGGGACGCTATCATGGTGCCATGCAAAATCCCCCGTTCCCCGCCGAATCCGGCACGCTCACCCTGGCCGGCCCGGTCGGCCCGCTCGAGGTCGCTGTCGACCTGCCCAAGGCCGATGTGCCCACCGTGCCGGTCATCGCCGTGATCTGCCATCCGCTGTCCACCGAGGGCGGCAGCCTGCACAACAAGGTGGTGACCATGCTGGCCACCACCCTGCGCGAGATGGGCATCACCACGGTGCGCTTCAATTTCCGCAGCGTGGGCGGCTCGGCGGGTGACTTCGACCATGGCGTGGGCGAACAGGACGACCTGAAGGCCGTGGTGGCCTGGGCGCGCGCGGGCAACCCGCAGGCCACGCTGTGGCTGGCCGGTTTCAGCTTCGGCGCGTTCGTCTCGCTGCGCGCGTCGGCCGAGCTGCAGCCGCAGGTGCTGGTGTCCATTGCCCCGCCCGCCGGGCGCTGGGACTTCGACGGCGTGCAGCCGCCGGCGCAGTGGCTGGTGATCCAGGGCGAGCAGGACGAGATCGTCGACCCGCAGGCCGTGTATGACTGGCTGGAGCAGCTGAAGCTGCCGCACGAACTGGTGCGCATGCCGGAAACCAGCCACTTCTTCCACCGCAAGCTGATCGACCTGCGCGGCGCGCTGACCCACGGCCTGAAGCAGTGGTTGCCCACTACCGGCAGCCCGGCCGCATGAGTTCCGCAGTGTTGACCCCCTCCCAGCGTTACGCCGAAGGCGCAGCGCGGGGCGAATGGCAGAACGACCCCGCCCAGCACGCCGCCCTGGCCGAGCTGGACCGCATCCACACCGCCCTGCTCGACAGCGACCAGGACGGCTGGCTGGATCGCCTGTCCGCGTTCTGGAAGAAGCCCGAGCCGGTCAAGGGCCTGTACTTCTGGGGCGGGGTGGGGCGTGGCAAGACCTTCCTGGTCGACCTGTTCTATGACGGGCTGCCGATCCAGCAGAAGTACCGCACCCACTTCCACCGCTTCATGCGTGGCATCCACGAGCGCCTGCGCGAGCACCAGGGCCAGAGCGACCCGCTGGCCCGCATCGCCCAGGAATGGCGCAACAAGCTGCGCGTGCTGGTGCTGGACGAGTTCTTCGTCACCGACATCGGCGACGCCATGCTGCTGGCGCGCCTGCTTGAGCGCCT is part of the Stenotrophomonas oahuensis genome and encodes:
- a CDS encoding alpha/beta hydrolase; the encoded protein is MQNPPFPAESGTLTLAGPVGPLEVAVDLPKADVPTVPVIAVICHPLSTEGGSLHNKVVTMLATTLREMGITTVRFNFRSVGGSAGDFDHGVGEQDDLKAVVAWARAGNPQATLWLAGFSFGAFVSLRASAELQPQVLVSIAPPAGRWDFDGVQPPAQWLVIQGEQDEIVDPQAVYDWLEQLKLPHELVRMPETSHFFHRKLIDLRGALTHGLKQWLPTTGSPAA
- a CDS encoding EamA family transporter is translated as MTYLLLAVICSVLVSVLLKLAARRQLDVAQMVTWNYLVAATLTAVVLRPPLASLQSGHAPWLALLGLAVVLPTIFLVLGRAVAEAGIVRSDVAQRLSLLLSLLAAFLFFGQTATAWKLVGLGLGLVAMLMISLRPRGPSVTATSGSWRWLLGVWVGFAVVDILLKQVALSGTPSMAALLACFSIAFVLMLALQLWRHFSGRSRLNLRNLGAGALLGLLNGGNILFYVHAHQALPDSPATVFAGMNIGVVVLGALVGVLAFGEPTSRWNRVGLGLAVVAISLIAWG
- a CDS encoding c-type cytochrome, which gives rise to MRNYDLEFLKRFSMVIALLMAITLGLILFAAYLHTRIPPEVSPQAAKRTELRIAPAGAVYAGATGAAEQAAAKAAALAKAAAQVAYGGTTDGKVIFDNLCTACHTTGVGQAPTLDHAHWDQRLGQGKDTLYKHAIEGYTGPDGGIMPPKGGNPALTEEQIHATVDWMLANLK
- a CDS encoding isovaleryl-CoA dehydrogenase, encoding MHVPTLNFDLGEEIDLLRQSVAHFASAEVAPLAAKADEENLFPHPLWRKLGEQGLLGLTVEEEYGGSGMGYLAHVVAMEEISRASGGIGLSYGAHSNLCVNQLRKNGTEEQKQRFLPDLCSGTKVGALAMSEPGAGSDVVSMKLRADKRGDHYVLNGNKMWITNGPDADVLVVYAKTDPDAGAKGITAFLVEKGMKGFSTAQKLDKLGMRGSNTCELVFEDCEVPEANVLGTVGGGTKVLMSGLDYERVVLSGGPLGLMAAALDVVMPYVHERKQFGEAIGTFQLIQAKLADMYVGLNACRAYVYAVARACDQGRTTRQDAAGAILYSAEKATWLTGQAIQILGGNGYINEYPTGRLWRDAKLYEIGAGTSEIRRMLIGRELFQRTK
- a CDS encoding ExeM/NucH family extracellular endonuclease translates to MRRCSLALALSLLLPVTAFAQAQPRAQPAPAATSARATVTLTTAPADWRVLDGQKVRIAAPLTLAGTDGLSRFGELTVAFDGRLWQPSEVALPGTEAHAKVIADNQRRRLLLDDGSSARDPGPVAYLPAGADLRTGTVLRNVEGIVRVDDKGVARLQVTTPLKLPAPARPAVPKVAGSLQVAAFNLENFFNGDGQGGGFPTLRGARTPAEHQAQKTKLVTTINALGADVAALMELENDGYGPQSAIAQLVDALNADRGAKGDWRFVDASKGPGENPIRVGIIYRASKVTPVGAPAVLETAPFGPHSRVPLAQAFRAGKGAPFVVVANHFKSKGCSEATGADADQKDGQACWNATRVTSAKLLDQWLATDPTGAGTSDAVLLGDFNAYAMEAPIRTLHDAGWQDAFAVAKIQQPYSYVYNGMTGRLDHALLSPGMAKRLRGAAEWHINADEADDVGYRDRNEAGPWRSSDHDPLLLGFDR
- a CDS encoding TetR/AcrR family transcriptional regulator, with product MAYKRSALMEERLAGARERILLATRALVAAGGYRNAPVTAVAAEAGVSTGLIYRHFPSKAELFVEVLTAAVEHELRIFEGIAAEALPAPERLRRAITAFVRRALAGPGLAYAFIAEPVDPEVEAERIRCRRLFGDVFHRIVADGVATGSFPAQDTRVTAACIVGAFTEALVGPTAPSRDAVGDEDALVASICQVCLRAAGG
- a CDS encoding carboxyl transferase domain-containing protein; translated protein: MSVLSTQLQPGSETFEANRAALQAVVDDLRATLAQTARGGSEAARQKHTARGKLLVRERIDALLDPGSAFLEIAPLAAHGMYDDPIPSAGVVAGIGRVSGVECVIVANDATVKGGTYYPVTVKKHLRAQEVAEQNRLPCIYLVDSGGAFLPLQDEVFPDRDHFGRIFYNQANLSAQGIPQIACVMGSCTAGGAYVPAMSDETVIVREQGTIFLGGPPLVKAATGEVVSAEELGGADVHTRISGVADHMADNDLQALARVRAIIAQLNWRKPEPALAMQAPLEPRYPAQELYGVIPADTRKPYDVREVIMRLVDDSRFDEFKPRYGNTLVTGFAHLHGYPVGIIANNGILFSESALKGAHFIELCTQRGIPLVFLQNITGFMVGRKYEHGGIAKDGAKLVMAVACAKVPKFTVVIGGSFGAGNYGMCGRAYSPNFLWMWPNARIGVMGGEQAASVLATVKRDGIEAKGGQWSSEEEDQFKTPIRDQFEQQGHPYYASARLWDDGVIDPADTRRVLALALSASLNAPARNTAFGVFRM
- a CDS encoding acetyl/propionyl/methylcrotonyl-CoA carboxylase subunit alpha, whose translation is MFTKILIANRGEIACRVIATCQRLGIATVAVYSDADRNARHVRLADEAVAIGPAPARDSYLRADAILAAARQTGAQAIHPGYGFLSENADFAQACADAGIAFIGPSAAAIRAMGDKSAAKALMQQAGVPLTPGYHGDAQAPDFLRAQADGIGYPVLIKASAGGGGKGMRRVDDSAAFVDALASCQREAQSAFGNAHVLVEKYVERPRHIEIQVFGDSHGNVVYLFERDCSVQRRHQKVLEEAPAPGMTPERRAAMGTAAVNAARAVNYVGAGTVEFIAGPDGDFYFMEMNTRLQVEHPVTECITGTDLVEWQLRVASGEPLPLQQEQLHIQGHALEARLYAEDADRGFLPSTGTLRHLRLPAANAHVRVDAGVEQGDAITPYYDPMIAKLIVWDVDRDAALRRMQQALAECEVVGVTTNAAFLRRLVMTDSFAGAKLDTALIEREQAALAPPDATGDATAWALAAVAAIATESAAIADARDPYSPWQARDGWRLGVAAARRLTLEQAGVLAVVDATAQGDAWTLLRDGHTVTAHGGLNGEQLTLQVDGQLHRARVVRDGGELYLFGAQGVRRFTLHDPVSEADQGVVDAGSLVAPMPGRIVATLVASGTEVRKGTPLLVLEAMKMEHTLQAPADGTVQGFRVKAGDQVGDGAVLVDFEVA